A window of the Gordonia humi genome harbors these coding sequences:
- a CDS encoding dienelactone hydrolase family protein codes for MTHPVESEFIDVEGLRAFVARPSSEPAVDAGMLLLPMITGIGSQVREFAEEIAASTGAVALSWDPWHGKSSDDTGFDELAHLHEELEDAVAVAEQQTLLRHLRSELGLTKVGVVGWCLGGRFAFILGGLDQDLANVLAFHPTVPGEPAPTHSHDAVALAAQISAPTFLAYPGKDSIVPKENFLGLQSALQSREHAPSIIHLYPQAKHGFSDQRRHNEEVNASAYGLSWPQALSFIAATTAP; via the coding sequence GTGACCCATCCAGTCGAATCCGAATTCATCGACGTCGAGGGACTACGCGCCTTCGTCGCCCGACCATCCTCCGAGCCCGCCGTCGACGCGGGCATGCTGCTTCTGCCCATGATCACCGGGATCGGCAGCCAGGTCCGCGAGTTCGCGGAGGAGATCGCCGCATCGACCGGTGCTGTCGCGCTCTCATGGGATCCGTGGCACGGCAAGAGCTCCGACGACACGGGCTTCGACGAACTCGCGCACCTGCACGAGGAGTTGGAGGACGCCGTCGCCGTAGCCGAGCAGCAGACACTGCTCCGGCACCTACGGAGCGAGCTCGGTCTCACGAAGGTCGGCGTGGTCGGTTGGTGCCTAGGAGGACGCTTCGCCTTCATTCTCGGCGGCCTCGATCAGGATCTGGCGAACGTACTCGCCTTCCATCCCACAGTGCCCGGCGAGCCCGCCCCCACGCATTCGCACGACGCGGTCGCTCTCGCCGCCCAGATCAGCGCCCCGACGTTTCTCGCCTACCCCGGCAAGGATTCGATCGTCCCGAAGGAGAACTTCCTCGGCCTGCAGTCCGCGCTGCAGTCTCGCGAACACGCGCCGAGCATCATTCATCTGTACCCGCAGGCCAAGCACGGCTTCAGCGACCAGCGGCGGCACAACGAAGAGGTCAACGCCTCCGCGTACGGACTGTCCTGGCCTCAGGCCCTCTCATTCATCGCCGCGACCACCGCGCCGTAA
- a CDS encoding enoyl-CoA hydratase-related protein, whose protein sequence is MELKVTKYRIDDDGVATVWFHRPGRGNSWTNLMNTEYRWIMNTLDRDPKVRVVVVTGTGDQFCVGADTKALNFYTTNDRDYADTVDQSHAAQPGAGVNDEFETDLIWHWGLRVPVIAAINGACAGIAAAIVSFCDLRFAAENVKFTTSTPRLGLPAEYGLSWILPRIIGTTHSADILFTGRIVYSQELDRMGFLNGLFPKDELMDEVYKTARMIAEQVSPASVTSAKRQMYSELLHLSPRSAIDGSKGIIDHFMRQPDFQEGIAAYNERRAPRFADPVLEPRP, encoded by the coding sequence ATGGAACTCAAGGTAACCAAGTACCGGATCGACGACGACGGCGTCGCCACTGTCTGGTTTCATCGGCCAGGTCGCGGGAACTCGTGGACCAACCTCATGAACACCGAGTATCGGTGGATCATGAACACACTCGATCGCGATCCCAAGGTCCGCGTCGTGGTCGTCACCGGAACGGGCGACCAGTTCTGCGTCGGCGCCGACACCAAGGCGCTCAATTTCTACACGACGAACGACCGCGACTACGCCGACACCGTCGACCAGAGTCACGCCGCTCAGCCCGGCGCCGGGGTGAACGACGAGTTCGAGACCGACCTCATCTGGCATTGGGGACTGCGCGTCCCGGTGATCGCCGCGATCAACGGCGCCTGCGCGGGTATCGCGGCGGCCATCGTCTCGTTCTGCGATCTGAGGTTCGCCGCCGAGAACGTCAAGTTCACCACTTCGACTCCGCGGCTCGGACTTCCCGCCGAGTACGGACTGTCGTGGATCCTGCCGCGCATCATCGGGACGACGCACAGCGCCGACATCCTGTTCACCGGGAGGATCGTCTACTCGCAGGAATTGGACCGCATGGGCTTCCTCAACGGGTTGTTCCCGAAGGACGAGCTGATGGACGAGGTATACAAGACGGCCCGCATGATCGCCGAGCAGGTCTCACCGGCATCGGTCACGTCGGCGAAACGCCAGATGTACTCGGAGCTGCTGCATCTCAGCCCGCGTTCGGCGATCGACGGATCCAAGGGGATCATCGATCACTTCATGCGTCAGCCCGACTTCCAGGAAGGCATCGCGGCATACAACGAACGACGCGCGCCGCGATTCGCCGACCCGGTTCTCGAGCCGCGTCCCTAG
- a CDS encoding PaaI family thioesterase, with product MPIPDLFRMRELAWSWLGVLADVSAAQAVGSMLPADTAIRTVGLRLDTIGDLPAVGVDVTAVGTSMAVDEHYGLGRATLIGPGGTAIAVCTARFAVVGVSVDEARSTIDGLTPPGRPIDIDDLFGSRVESISDGRAVMVAHPSKPVSNHVGIVHGGLHAVMADRVMREALPSSRMRMLDLTVGYQRPITVADDESGAVMLRADLERTGRRVTTVRARIESSSGRLLTNVFGTYSAT from the coding sequence ATGCCGATTCCCGATCTGTTCCGTATGCGTGAGCTCGCATGGAGCTGGCTCGGAGTGCTCGCCGACGTGTCCGCCGCGCAAGCCGTCGGATCGATGCTGCCGGCGGACACGGCCATTCGGACGGTCGGACTTCGATTGGACACGATCGGAGATCTTCCCGCCGTCGGAGTCGACGTGACGGCGGTGGGGACGTCGATGGCGGTGGATGAGCACTACGGGCTCGGTCGGGCGACACTGATCGGTCCCGGGGGCACGGCCATCGCGGTCTGCACCGCGCGGTTCGCGGTGGTCGGAGTGTCTGTCGATGAAGCGCGCTCGACAATCGACGGTCTGACCCCGCCCGGCAGGCCCATCGACATCGACGACCTGTTCGGCAGCCGTGTCGAATCGATCTCCGACGGCCGGGCCGTGATGGTCGCGCACCCTTCGAAGCCGGTGTCCAACCACGTGGGGATCGTCCACGGCGGGCTGCACGCGGTGATGGCTGATCGAGTGATGCGCGAGGCCCTGCCGTCGTCCCGGATGCGGATGCTCGACCTCACTGTCGGGTATCAGCGGCCGATCACCGTCGCCGACGACGAGTCCGGTGCGGTGATGCTGCGTGCGGACCTGGAGCGAACCGGTCGACGTGTCACGACGGTCCGCGCCCGGATCGAGTCGTCGTCGGGCCGTTTGCTGACCAACGTGTTCGGCACGTATTCGGCGACGTAG
- a CDS encoding IS1380 family transposase, which yields MQFKHAPAAVSAVFDDPNVVSAVGLVPMLRLARAAGLVSLSQARLTVPTDKGSNAGGKVMALVAGMLAGADSIDDMNLLRHGGMGRLFARTYAPSTLGSFLRAFTFGHVRQLDAIASRVLQSLVSTAPLLHAHGDEQVMVDLDDTIIEVHGYQKQGASFGYSGVRGLNALLATASTTSSAPVILAQRLRQGKIGSPKGAARIVGDALATLRRSNPGSGARPLLRADSAFYGHATIGTAISAGADVSVTVRMDPAVKAAIATIPDDAWEMIEYTDAIRDETTGQLISKAEVAEIPFTAFRSRKKAEQIAGRLVVRRIPDLNPNKVEQPTLFDTWRHHAFFTTTDKNVTDTVAADKTHRGHAIIEQVHADLKNGPLAHLPSGVFTANSAWLVLAVITFNLTRTAGVIADRAGRLARATTATIRRTLIHIPARLARSARRVTLHLPEAWPWQTAFARLFAVTHAPPPATAS from the coding sequence ATGCAATTCAAGCACGCTCCCGCCGCGGTGTCGGCAGTGTTCGATGACCCGAATGTCGTGTCGGCGGTCGGCCTGGTCCCGATGCTGCGACTCGCGCGGGCCGCGGGGCTCGTTTCGCTGTCGCAGGCCCGGTTGACGGTGCCGACGGACAAGGGCTCCAACGCCGGCGGCAAGGTGATGGCGTTGGTGGCGGGGATGCTCGCCGGGGCGGACTCGATCGACGACATGAACCTGCTCCGCCACGGCGGAATGGGCCGGTTGTTCGCGAGGACCTACGCGCCGTCGACGCTGGGATCGTTCCTGCGCGCGTTCACCTTCGGACATGTCCGCCAACTCGACGCCATCGCCTCCCGGGTGCTTCAGAGCCTCGTTTCGACGGCGCCGCTGCTGCACGCGCACGGCGATGAGCAGGTGATGGTGGATCTGGACGACACCATCATCGAAGTCCACGGGTATCAGAAGCAGGGCGCCTCGTTCGGGTACTCCGGCGTCCGCGGCCTGAACGCACTCCTCGCCACGGCATCGACGACCTCGTCGGCGCCGGTGATCCTCGCCCAGCGGTTGCGGCAGGGCAAGATCGGGTCCCCGAAAGGCGCCGCGCGGATCGTCGGCGACGCCCTCGCCACCCTCCGCCGCTCGAACCCCGGCAGCGGTGCCAGGCCGTTGCTGCGCGCGGACTCCGCGTTCTACGGCCACGCCACCATCGGCACCGCGATCAGCGCTGGCGCGGACGTGTCGGTCACGGTGCGGATGGATCCGGCGGTGAAAGCCGCGATCGCTACCATCCCCGATGACGCATGGGAGATGATCGAGTACACCGACGCGATCCGTGACGAGACCACCGGGCAACTGATCTCGAAGGCCGAGGTCGCCGAGATCCCGTTCACTGCGTTCCGCTCGAGGAAGAAGGCGGAGCAAATCGCGGGGCGGCTCGTGGTGCGCCGGATCCCTGACCTGAACCCGAACAAGGTGGAGCAGCCGACACTGTTCGACACCTGGCGGCACCACGCGTTCTTCACCACCACCGACAAGAACGTCACGGACACCGTTGCCGCGGACAAGACCCACCGCGGCCACGCGATCATCGAGCAAGTCCACGCCGACCTGAAGAACGGGCCACTCGCGCACCTGCCCTCCGGGGTGTTCACCGCGAACAGCGCCTGGCTCGTCCTCGCCGTGATCACGTTCAACCTCACCCGCACGGCCGGGGTCATCGCCGACCGCGCCGGACGACTCGCGAGAGCCACGACCGCGACCATCCGCCGCACCCTCATCCACATTCCCGCACGCCTGGCACGCTCCGCGCGCCGGGTCACGTTGCACCTGCCCGAGGCCTGGCCCTGGCAGACCGCCTTCGCACGACTGTTCGCCGTCACGCACGCACCACCACCGGCAACGGCCAGCTGA
- a CDS encoding PrpF domain-containing protein has product MRHPVAAAFVRGGTSKGLVFHREDLPDDRADRDALFLRAMGSPDEYGRQLDGMGGGISSLSKVCVVGPPTHPDADVDYLFGQVQVDTASVDYGGNCGNMSSAIGPFAVDEGIVPVPADGQARVRIHNVNTGKLIASTFSVRNGRSVVDGDYAIKGVSGTAAPVRLDFLDPGGAVTGRLLPTGNSRDRVDVDSIGAVEVSYVDAANPCVFVPAEALSLVGTESPEEIEAAPGLLDRLETIRRAAAVAMRIAATVEEAAANRLVPFIAVVGPPATYRTLSNEHVASDDVDVIVRFISSGRPHRAVPVTGALCSSIAARLPGTVVNDAARPASSSADPIRIGTPSGVLDANAAVADTADGWRAVHASTYRTTRRLFDGYVYA; this is encoded by the coding sequence GTGCGACATCCAGTGGCGGCCGCGTTCGTACGTGGCGGAACCAGCAAGGGTCTCGTGTTTCACCGGGAGGATCTGCCGGACGACCGAGCCGATCGGGACGCGCTCTTCCTGCGCGCGATGGGGAGCCCGGACGAGTACGGGCGCCAACTCGACGGCATGGGCGGCGGGATCTCGTCGCTCTCCAAAGTGTGTGTCGTAGGTCCGCCGACCCACCCCGATGCCGACGTCGACTACCTGTTCGGGCAGGTCCAGGTCGACACGGCGAGCGTCGACTACGGCGGAAACTGCGGAAACATGTCGTCGGCGATCGGTCCGTTCGCGGTGGATGAGGGCATCGTTCCCGTACCCGCGGACGGACAAGCGCGGGTCCGCATCCACAATGTCAACACCGGCAAGCTGATCGCATCGACGTTCTCGGTCCGTAACGGTCGCAGCGTCGTGGACGGAGACTATGCGATCAAAGGAGTGTCGGGTACCGCCGCACCGGTGCGTCTGGACTTCCTCGACCCCGGGGGCGCGGTGACCGGGAGACTGCTGCCGACCGGGAACAGTCGTGACAGGGTCGACGTGGACTCGATCGGAGCCGTCGAGGTGTCGTACGTCGACGCGGCGAATCCGTGCGTGTTCGTGCCGGCCGAGGCGCTGTCGCTGGTCGGCACCGAGTCTCCTGAGGAGATCGAGGCGGCGCCGGGCCTTCTCGATCGGCTGGAGACGATCCGGCGCGCAGCAGCCGTCGCCATGCGGATCGCCGCCACTGTCGAGGAGGCCGCGGCGAATCGGCTGGTCCCGTTCATCGCGGTGGTCGGTCCGCCCGCGACGTACCGCACCCTCTCGAACGAGCATGTCGCATCCGATGACGTGGACGTGATCGTTCGTTTCATATCCAGCGGACGGCCGCACCGAGCGGTTCCGGTCACGGGCGCGCTCTGCTCGTCGATCGCGGCCCGCCTGCCGGGGACCGTCGTGAACGATGCCGCGCGTCCCGCGTCCTCGTCGGCGGACCCGATCCGGATCGGTACGCCGTCCGGTGTTCTCGATGCGAATGCGGCCGTCGCGGACACCGCGGACGGGTGGCGGGCCGTGCACGCCTCGACCTACCGCACCACTCGACGGCTGTTCGACGGGTACGTGTATGCCTGA
- a CDS encoding fumarylacetoacetate hydrolase family protein, producing MRLAVFDDFRIGVVDGDSVRDVTSVVPTIFDEWPEQRMNWLIRNWASAQSAVAIAEGGVRSLSDVALRAPNPAPPQVFAIPANYRAHLGEIGDRSITTGGRTARDVGFFLKAAGSVSGPADGIELPAGSTRRFDHECELAVVMASGGRNIPRAEAMSHVFGYSALVDLTMRIDPGEHEEDRSLRKSFSTFTPVGPWLMTADEVGEVDTLRSSLSVNGEVRQGAQMSDMIVGIAEAVELISSVVEIKPGDLIASGTPKGVGPVRPGDEVVIEIDRIGAMRLAVSEGAPAPRPF from the coding sequence ATGAGGCTCGCAGTCTTCGACGATTTCCGAATCGGAGTCGTCGACGGGGACTCCGTCCGAGACGTCACGTCGGTGGTGCCGACGATATTCGACGAATGGCCGGAGCAGCGGATGAACTGGTTGATCCGCAACTGGGCGTCGGCGCAGTCGGCAGTGGCGATTGCAGAGGGCGGCGTCCGGTCGCTGTCCGACGTCGCGCTGCGAGCACCGAACCCGGCGCCGCCCCAGGTCTTCGCCATACCTGCGAACTACCGGGCGCACCTGGGGGAGATCGGCGACAGATCGATCACGACGGGAGGCCGTACGGCGCGCGACGTGGGGTTCTTCCTCAAAGCGGCAGGGTCGGTGTCCGGTCCCGCCGACGGCATCGAACTGCCCGCGGGTTCGACCCGCCGATTCGACCACGAATGCGAACTGGCCGTCGTGATGGCCTCTGGCGGCCGCAACATCCCGCGTGCCGAGGCGATGTCGCACGTCTTCGGGTACTCGGCGCTGGTGGACCTGACGATGCGCATCGACCCGGGCGAGCACGAAGAGGACCGGTCTCTGCGGAAGTCCTTCTCGACGTTCACGCCGGTCGGTCCGTGGTTGATGACGGCCGACGAGGTCGGCGAGGTCGACACCCTGCGGTCGAGTCTCTCGGTGAACGGCGAGGTGCGGCAGGGTGCGCAGATGTCCGACATGATCGTCGGCATCGCCGAAGCCGTCGAACTGATCTCCTCCGTCGTCGAGATCAAGCCCGGCGATCTCATCGCGTCCGGTACACCGAAGGGCGTCGGGCCGGTGAGGCCCGGTGACGAGGTCGTGATCGAGATCGACCGAATCGGCGCGATGCGCCTGGCGGTCTCCGAGGGTGCGCCGGCGCCCAGGCCGTTCTGA
- a CDS encoding cupin domain-containing protein, protein MTETTTRSSDVEARRRLRDRLGKDGLRISQPDEPPLFTRRPESTMRPMHWKWADLRGYLEELGRVLDLTPGGDRRTLRLANPGLEYGTTPTFWASIQYINPGEVATAHRHTPDAFRFIMHGDGCSTTVEGENYLMNEGDLVLTPNWMYHDHVHHGDEPMIWLDVLDVSVMKKLHNIHFDPLPTDTQVVGEYPETSYRSFGSGTMRPVGRVERPFGNPLLAYPKAQTDSAMEMAKGLEPDPVDDVILEYQDPTTGGSALPSLSMKSQIIRPGFEGRAHRHTGSKVYYVTEGSGTTVVEGHRFDWAEGDFFSIPPWATHRHLNGGTEEAKLFRVDDSPIFRYLRTFHEEILDDAGEAEVQR, encoded by the coding sequence GTGACCGAGACCACTACGCGTTCGAGTGACGTAGAGGCCCGTCGGCGACTGCGGGACAGGCTCGGCAAGGACGGGCTGCGGATCTCTCAGCCTGATGAGCCGCCACTGTTCACACGCCGACCGGAGTCGACGATGCGGCCCATGCATTGGAAATGGGCCGATCTCAGGGGATATCTGGAGGAGCTCGGTCGGGTGCTCGACCTCACTCCCGGCGGTGACCGCAGAACGCTACGACTGGCGAACCCCGGTCTCGAGTACGGGACCACCCCGACGTTCTGGGCGTCGATCCAGTACATCAATCCCGGCGAGGTCGCCACTGCGCACCGCCACACTCCGGACGCGTTCCGGTTCATCATGCACGGCGACGGCTGTTCGACGACGGTCGAGGGCGAGAACTACCTGATGAACGAGGGCGACTTGGTCTTGACTCCGAACTGGATGTACCACGACCACGTCCATCACGGTGACGAACCGATGATCTGGCTCGATGTTCTGGACGTCTCGGTCATGAAGAAGCTCCACAACATTCACTTCGATCCGCTCCCCACCGACACCCAGGTCGTCGGCGAGTACCCGGAGACGTCGTACCGCTCATTCGGCTCGGGCACGATGCGGCCGGTGGGACGAGTCGAGCGACCGTTCGGGAATCCATTGCTCGCCTACCCGAAGGCCCAGACCGACAGCGCCATGGAGATGGCGAAGGGTCTCGAGCCCGACCCCGTCGACGATGTGATCCTCGAGTATCAGGATCCGACCACAGGCGGTTCGGCTCTCCCGTCGTTGTCGATGAAGTCGCAGATCATCCGGCCGGGGTTCGAGGGCAGGGCGCATCGCCACACCGGGAGCAAGGTGTACTACGTCACCGAGGGGTCCGGTACGACGGTCGTCGAGGGGCACCGTTTCGACTGGGCGGAGGGCGACTTCTTCTCGATTCCGCCGTGGGCGACGCACCGGCACCTCAACGGGGGCACGGAGGAAGCGAAGCTCTTCCGGGTCGACGACAGTCCGATCTTCCGCTACCTGAGGACCTTTCACGAGGAGATCCTCGACGACGCGGGCGAAGCAGAGGTCCAGCGATGA
- a CDS encoding FAD-dependent oxidoreductase: protein MADRIPVLIVGGGPVGLALAGDLGYRGVKSLLVEARGGTIFQPKMDMIGIRSMEFCRRWGITDDVHSAGYNRDYIQDCAWVTNLNGYEFGREEFPAPKDEKNPLQSPEHRERCPQNFFDPVLKRFAGSTGDSEIRYRTELVSFVDHGDHVTATLRDRVADTTYDVEADFLVGSDGGDSTVRNRLGIEMSGEGALTYTSNAIIECDGLEDLHTTAPAYRYIFIGPEGTWATLVAINGRDHWRFSLIGDETQRDVSEDEMRAAVVRAVGREFDFTILSMLPWVRRQLVADSYRSGRVFLAGDSAHLTSPTGGFGMNTGLLDAVNLSWKLAAVIQGWGGEVLLDSYEYEQRPIAIRNVTESGDNLRRMLGPRVAKPKPEVFDDDSPETEAARREYGDAYTEAMKREWHSIGIHLGYVYEGSPIVVPDGSPMPPLTVQTYEQNARPGSRAPHAWLAEDRSTLDEFGKEFVLMRFDGGIDTGDLTQAATDAGIPLRLVDIDNAEVRELYGTPLTLVRPDGSVAWRGHDAPADPASLVRRVAGRQVLATLG from the coding sequence ATGGCAGACAGGATCCCGGTTCTGATCGTGGGCGGAGGCCCCGTCGGACTCGCGCTCGCAGGCGACCTCGGATACCGCGGAGTGAAATCGCTGCTCGTAGAGGCGCGCGGCGGAACGATCTTCCAACCGAAGATGGACATGATCGGCATTCGTTCGATGGAGTTCTGCCGCCGATGGGGCATCACCGACGACGTCCATTCGGCCGGGTACAACCGCGACTACATCCAGGACTGCGCCTGGGTCACGAACCTCAACGGCTACGAGTTCGGTCGCGAGGAGTTTCCGGCGCCGAAGGATGAGAAGAACCCGCTGCAGAGCCCCGAACATCGTGAACGATGCCCGCAGAACTTCTTCGATCCCGTGCTGAAGCGCTTCGCCGGGTCGACCGGGGACTCCGAGATCCGCTACCGGACCGAGCTCGTGAGCTTCGTCGACCACGGCGATCACGTGACCGCGACGCTGCGCGACAGGGTCGCCGACACCACCTACGACGTCGAGGCCGACTTCTTGGTCGGTTCGGACGGAGGCGACAGCACGGTGCGCAACCGACTCGGGATCGAGATGAGCGGTGAAGGTGCACTGACGTACACGTCGAATGCGATCATCGAGTGCGACGGCCTCGAAGACCTCCACACGACGGCGCCGGCCTACCGGTACATCTTCATCGGCCCCGAAGGGACCTGGGCGACCCTGGTGGCGATCAACGGTCGGGATCATTGGCGATTCTCGCTCATCGGCGATGAGACCCAACGCGATGTGTCCGAGGACGAGATGCGTGCGGCCGTCGTCCGCGCCGTGGGGCGAGAGTTCGACTTCACGATCCTGTCCATGCTCCCGTGGGTGCGTCGTCAGCTGGTCGCCGACTCGTATCGGTCAGGCCGCGTGTTCCTCGCCGGGGACTCCGCCCACCTGACCTCCCCGACGGGAGGCTTCGGCATGAACACCGGCCTTCTCGACGCCGTCAATCTGTCGTGGAAGCTCGCCGCCGTCATCCAGGGGTGGGGCGGGGAGGTGCTTCTCGACAGTTACGAGTACGAACAGCGCCCCATCGCCATTCGCAACGTGACGGAGTCGGGAGACAACCTCAGGCGCATGCTGGGTCCACGCGTGGCGAAACCGAAGCCCGAGGTCTTCGACGACGACAGCCCCGAGACGGAGGCCGCGCGCCGAGAGTACGGCGACGCCTACACCGAAGCGATGAAGCGCGAATGGCACAGCATCGGCATCCACCTGGGATACGTGTACGAGGGCTCACCGATCGTCGTGCCCGACGGGTCGCCGATGCCTCCGCTCACCGTGCAGACCTACGAGCAGAACGCGCGTCCGGGATCCCGTGCGCCGCACGCGTGGCTCGCCGAGGACCGGTCGACCCTGGACGAGTTCGGCAAGGAGTTCGTCCTGATGCGCTTCGACGGCGGCATCGACACGGGAGATCTGACGCAAGCCGCGACAGACGCCGGGATCCCGCTCCGCCTCGTCGACATCGACAACGCCGAAGTCCGCGAGCTCTACGGGACTCCGCTCACGCTCGTACGCCCCGACGGATCGGTGGCGTGGCGAGGTCACGACGCCCCCGCCGACCCCGCGTCACTCGTACGTCGTGTCGCTGGCCGTCAGGTTCTGGCGACACTCGGATAG
- a CDS encoding NAD-dependent succinate-semialdehyde dehydrogenase, whose product MTESAALAAAPMELFIGGQWRKATGEATFDVLDPSTGTPLCKIADANVDDALSALDAAVDAQAAFAATSPRARSRMLYRTWELLGERKDELAVLMTLEAGKPVAESAAEIELAREFVLHFAEEAVRISGNYQEAPNGGSRMIVLHQPVGPTLLVTPWNFPMSMGCRKVAPAIAAGCTVVVKPAKETPLTMLALAEIFREAGVPAGAVNVVTTSSSSSVIGPLIGSGKARKLSFTGSTEVGKLLLAQASEHVMKTSMELGGNAPFIVFDDADLDNALEGIMLTKMRNAGETCTAANRIFVHSSVIDEFSTRLAERMSGFTMGRGVDDGVDLGPLINARQQSSVAGQVDDAVERGAELVVGGTIPDRAGFFYEPTVLKNVPAGSRILKEEIFGPVTPLVAFDTEEEVIALANDTEYGLVSYIFTENLRRAIRVSEAMESGMVGLNQGSVSNAAAPFGGVKQSGLGREGGPEGIAEFLETKFIAMQV is encoded by the coding sequence ATTACCGAGAGCGCAGCGCTCGCGGCTGCTCCGATGGAGTTGTTCATCGGTGGGCAGTGGCGGAAGGCGACGGGCGAGGCGACGTTCGACGTGCTCGATCCGTCGACCGGCACGCCGCTGTGCAAGATCGCGGACGCGAACGTCGACGACGCGCTGTCCGCACTCGACGCGGCAGTGGATGCGCAGGCCGCATTCGCCGCGACGAGTCCGCGCGCCCGTTCCCGGATGCTGTACCGCACGTGGGAGCTGCTCGGCGAGCGCAAGGACGAACTCGCGGTCCTGATGACGCTCGAAGCGGGCAAGCCCGTCGCCGAGAGCGCGGCCGAGATCGAGCTCGCCCGCGAGTTCGTCCTGCATTTCGCCGAAGAGGCGGTCCGTATCTCCGGCAACTATCAGGAGGCGCCGAACGGCGGCAGTCGGATGATCGTGCTGCATCAGCCGGTAGGCCCGACGCTCCTCGTCACTCCGTGGAACTTCCCGATGTCGATGGGCTGCCGCAAGGTCGCGCCGGCGATCGCGGCGGGCTGCACCGTCGTGGTGAAGCCCGCGAAGGAGACCCCGCTGACGATGCTCGCGCTTGCCGAGATCTTCCGTGAGGCCGGTGTGCCCGCCGGGGCGGTCAACGTGGTGACCACCAGTTCGTCGTCGTCGGTCATCGGTCCGCTGATCGGCTCGGGCAAGGCGCGCAAGCTCTCGTTCACGGGATCGACCGAGGTCGGCAAGCTGCTTCTCGCACAGGCGTCAGAGCACGTCATGAAGACGTCCATGGAGTTGGGCGGCAATGCGCCGTTCATCGTCTTCGACGATGCGGACCTCGACAACGCGCTCGAGGGGATCATGCTGACCAAGATGCGCAACGCCGGGGAGACCTGCACCGCCGCGAATCGCATCTTCGTCCACAGCTCGGTCATCGACGAGTTCTCGACTCGCCTGGCCGAGCGCATGTCCGGATTCACGATGGGACGCGGCGTCGACGACGGCGTCGATCTGGGCCCGCTGATCAATGCTCGACAGCAGTCCAGCGTCGCCGGTCAGGTGGACGATGCGGTGGAGCGAGGCGCGGAGCTCGTCGTCGGCGGCACGATCCCGGATCGAGCGGGCTTCTTCTACGAACCGACCGTTCTGAAGAACGTTCCCGCGGGATCGCGGATCCTCAAGGAGGAGATCTTCGGCCCGGTGACGCCGTTGGTCGCCTTCGATACGGAAGAGGAGGTGATCGCCCTGGCTAACGATACGGAGTACGGCCTCGTGTCATACATCTTCACCGAGAATCTGCGCCGGGCGATCCGGGTGTCCGAGGCCATGGAGTCGGGGATGGTCGGGCTGAACCAGGGCAGCGTGTCCAACGCCGCCGCTCCGTTCGGCGGTGTGAAGCAGTCCGGTCTCGGCCGTGAAGGCGGACCGGAAGGGATCGCCGAGTTCCTCGAGACCAAGTTCATCGCGATGCAGGTCTGA